CCAGGATCACGATGACTGGGATCACGGGGGCCACCATCATGATGACCACCATCACAATGACTGTGATCATGGTGGCCCCCATCTCTATGACCAGGATCATGGTGACTGGGATCATGGGGGCCACCACCACAATGACCATGATCACGGCAACCAGGACCAAGGTGACCACCCATCACGATGACCGCCATCATGGTGCCCACCATCACGCCGACCACAATCATGGTGATCGCGGTGACCGGGATCGTGGTGGCCACCATCTCTATGACCAGGCTCAGGGCGTGTACGCGGGTGGCGGCTGGAACTGGTTGACCACCTCGTAGTCGGGCCCGTAGGGCTCGGCCTCCTCCATCTcggagagcagctccagggcctgctcctcctcctcgctgGGGTAGTGCCGCAGCAGGTTGGCGGCCGTGGCCAGGATGGAGGCGCCGCCCGCGCCCGCCACCAGGTAGAAGCTGACGGCGAAGGTGACGAACACCTGCGAGCCGTGGTActtcttgtgctgctgctgctgcgccaGGAGCAGCTCCGAGGCCCAGTAGCAGAAGCCGATCACCGTGGCGCACTGCAGGactggaaaaatggggaaaaacgggttagatttgggaaaaaaacggggaaaaaaaccaagaaaaactgGGTAAAAATGGGTTAGATTGGGGGaaattgggtctggggtctccaggagcagctctgaggcccAGTAGCAGAAGCCGATCACCGTGGCGTGCTGCAGGActgcaaaatggggaaaaaagggttagatttgggaaaaattgggaaaattgggttagatttgggaaaaaatgggaaaaaaccatcAAAAAATGGGTAAaactggggtgggtttggggtttggggtctccaggaggaGCTCTGAGGCCCAGTAGCAGAAGCCAATCACCGTGGCGCACTGCAGGactgaaaaatggggaaaattgggttagattggggaaaaaaattataaattttttttttaaatgggttAGATTTGGGAAAAATTGGAAAAACTGGTAAACACATGCAAAAATGGGTAaaattggggtgggtttggggtctggGATCTCCAGGAGGAGCTCTGAGGCCCAGCAGCAGAACCCGACTGCTGTGGCACACTGCAGGACTGgggaaaaaacatggaaaaaaatgGGTTAGATtgagagaaaatggaaaaaaaaaaaaaaagagtgagattgagggaaaaatagaaaaaatattggGGGGATTTTTAGGGAGAATTTCATCCCTTCCATTTAATctttggtgtttttctgggtgaAATTTCgtcaatatttttaaatttttgggggatttttggggtgcatttaattgcttttttaaaaaaatcttggagggattttggggtagttttggggtgcccccaccTGTGAGGATGTGGGCGAAGGCGTAGCGCCGGGTGATTTTCAGGGCCGGGTGTTTGGGCCCGAAGACGTCGAGCAGGAAAGCGCCGAGGCTGCACAGGATGCCCAGGAAGCAGAAAGCAGCAATGacccgcagcagcagcactgtctgtGGGTTCATGCAGAAATCtgggggaaaaaacgggaaaaaaacaGGATAAGAGCAaagaaaatctggattttttaacaaaaaaacctgatTTTTCAGCAAAAAATTCCAAGTTTCTGcacaaaaaatctgattttttttgccctaaaaaaaattgaattttctgcccaaaatttggattttctgtgaaaaaaaaccccagatattCCGCCTAAAAAATCAGTTTTTCCACCTaaaaaattctccccaaaaatcTGCTTTTCCAACCAAAATATTTGGATTTTACGCCCCCAAATAATTCACTGTTCTGGTAAAGGGATCCGGCCCAGCTAGAATTTGGGGAGGAAaagtggattttttgggggatttttttggggggattttgagcaggttttttgagatttttttggggaatttttggggattttcggGGAACAAATCCAAACATTCCTTTAAATGCCGACACCCCTTTGAGCCGATCCCTGTAATTAGGGACGGCTCGTTAATCAGGGGTGAGTTGTTAATTAGGGACAGGTCATTAATTAGGGGTGACTCTTTAATTAGGGGTGAGTTCCTGTGCCCGAGGGGGAggagcaaggctggaaaaatggCAACGGGAAATTCCACGGGAATTTCacgggaatggggagggaggagggaggaagaggatggagGGAGATGGGTTTGGACAAGGACACAGGAGAATGGACGAGGATGGAAGGgatggaaggttctggaagggaCAGGAGGACACAGAAGGTTTGGAAGGGACAGGAGGACACAGAAGGCTCTGGAAGGGACAGAAAGGACTGGAagggacagatggacacagaAGGGTCTGGAAGGCCACGGAAGGTTCCAGAAGGGTTTGGAAGGGGACAGAAGGACACAGAAGGTTCTGAAGGGGTCTAGAAGGGGACAGAATGCCACAGAAGGccatggaaggttctggaaggggACAGAAGGGGCAGAAGGTTTTGGAGGGGTCTGGGAGGGACAGAAGGCTCTGGAGTGGACAGAAGGCCACAGAAGGTTCTGGAAGGGGACAGAAGGACACAGAAGGCCGCGGAAGGTTCCAGAAGGGGACAGAAGGACACAGAAGGTTCCAGAAGGGGACAGAAGGACACACAAGGCCACGGAAGGTTCCGGAAGGGGCAGAAGGACACAGAAGGCTCAGGAAGGGATAAAATGGACAGAAGGCCATAGAAGGTTTCAGAAGGGGACAGAAGGGCCACAGAAGGTTCTGGAGCGGACAGAAGGACACAGAAGGTTCCAGAAGGAACAGAACAGAAGGGACAGAAGGCCACGGAAGGTTCTGGAAGGGGACAGAAGGACACAGAATGCCACAGAAGACCACAGAAGGTTCCAGAGGGGGACAGAAGACAACGGAAGGTTTCAGAAGGACAGGAGGACACAGAAGGTTCTGGAAGGGGACAGGAGGCCACAGAAGGCCATGGAATGTTCCAGAAGGGACAGGAGGACACAGAAGGTTCCAGAAGGGACAGGAGGACACAGAAGGTTCCGGAAGGGGACAGGAGGCCACAGAATGTTCCGGAAGGGACAGGAGGACACAGAAGGTtccagaaggaacagaaggggcaGAATGTTCCGGAAGGGGACAGGAGGCCACAGAAGGCCATGGAATGTTCCAGaagggacaagaggacacagaagGTTCCAGAAGGGACAGGAGGACACAGAAGGTTCCGGAAGGGGACAGGAGGCCACAGAGGGCCATGGAATGTTCCAGAAGGGACAGGAGGACACAGAAGGTTCCAGAAGGGACAGGAGGACACAGAAGGTtccagaaggaacagaaggggcaGAATGTTCCAGAAGGGGACAGGAGGCCACAGAAGGCCATGGAATGTTCCAGAAGGGACAGGAGGACACAGAAGGTTCCAGAAGGGACAGGAGGACACAGAAGGTTCCAGAAGGGACAGGAGGACACAGAACGTTCCGGAAGGGGACAGAAGGACACAGAACGCCACAGAAGGGACGGAACGTTCCGGAATCCCGCCACCCCCGCTCACCTCTGAGCAGCTCGGGCTGCACGAAGCCCAGCACGTCGGCCACGCCCAGCTCCTGGCGGGCGCAGGTGCCGCCGTGGATGCGCAGCCAGGCGGGCTCGGCCAGCGCGGTGCAGAGCGCGGTGATGGCCAGCGCCCCCGGCAGCGCCGACGCCAGGCTGCGCTCCGGCTGCTTGGGCAGCGCCGCGCCACGCCGCCGCGACGGAACCGGGCCCGCCGCGCCCGCCGAGTACATGGCGGGGAGGGGACGGGGACGGGACGGGAACGGGGCTACGGACACCGGTACTGGGTCACCCGAACCGGAACTGGCACCGGCAATGGAACCGGGAATGGAACCGGGACCGGGGTTATGGACGCTGGCCCTGGGTCACCAGAACCAGGACTGGAACCGGGACTGGGATCACAAATGGAACCGGTACCGGGGTTACGGGCACCGGTACTGGGTCACCGGAATCGGCACCGTAACTGGGACTGGAACTGAAACTGGAACCTAGACCGGCACTGGGACTGGAACCGGTACCGGGGTTATTTACACCGGCCCTGGGTCACTGGAACTGGGACTGGCACCAGGAATGGGACCGGGACTGGAACCGGTACCGGCACTGGGGTAAGGGACACCTGCTCTGGGTTACCAGACACCTGCTCCGGGCCCTGGTACCGGTCACTGACACCCACTCCGGATCACCAGGACCGGTTCCGGGTTACCAGCACCGGCTCCAGGTTCCGGGATACCCTGTACCGGCCCTGGGATCTCCGGTACCGGTTCCCGACTCGCGGCACCCTCCCCGCGTCACCGACACCCGCTCCGGGTCACCGCTACCGGCTCCGGGACCCCCGACACCCGCCCCGGGATAACCGGTACCGGTTCCGggacccctggcactgccccgggACAACCGGTACCGGTTCCCAACTCCCGGCACCCTCCCTGCGTCACCGACACCCGCCCAGGGATAACCGGTACCGGCTCCTGGACCCTGACACCCCTCCGGGATAACCGGCACTGGCCCTGGGAACACCGGTACAGGTTCCGGGACCCCCGACACCCGCCCCGGGTTCACCGGCAGTGGTTTCCGACACCGGTCCCGGTCGCTCCGAAGGCGCTGAGCCCGGCCCCGGGacaggcggtgccggtgccgatcCCGGGacaggcggtgccggtgccgatcccgaccccgccgggccccggcagcggctccggGCCCTCCTCACGGCCCCGCCCCGCCTGGCTGCGCTTCCGCTTCCGCTTTCTGTTCCGCTTCCTGTCCGGGGCGGTGTCGGTTCCGGTTCCGGTCCCGGTGTCGGTTCCGGTGCCGCCATGCCCGAGGCGCTGTCGCTGCTGTGCCGGGTGTCGGCGCACCCCGAGTCCCGCTGCTGGGCCCTGGCCTGGAGCCCCAGCGGGGCCCTGCTGGCGTCCTGCGGCGGGGACCGGACCGTGCGGGTGTGGGGCCGGGAGGGTGAGCGGGgaccgggaacgggaacgggaccGGACCGTGCGGGTGTGGGGCCGGGAGGGTGAgcggggaacgggaacgggaatgggaacgggaatgggaccGGACCGTGCGGGTGTGGGGCCGGGAGGGTGAGCGGGgaacgggaccgggaccgggaacgGGACCGGACCGTGCGGGTGTGGGGCCGGGAGGGTGAgcggggaacgggaacgggaacgggaatgggaccGGACCGTGCGGGTGTGGGGCCGGGAGGGTGAGCGGGgaccgggaacgggaacgggaccGGACCGTGCGGGTGTGGGGCCGGGAGGGTGAGCGGGGAACGGGACCGGGAACGGGATTGGACAGTGCGGTTGTGGGAGGGTGAGCGGGGAAGCCGGGAATAGGAACGGGACCGAACCGTAAGGATACGGGGCTGGGAGGGTGAGTGGGGAAAACGGGACCGGGACCGCACTGGGAGGGTGTGGGGAAACCGGGAGCGGGACCGTGCGGGGGGAGCGGGACAGACACGGGGCTGAGCGGGACCGGTCCCGTGTCCATCCCggtgtgtcccggtgtccccatggCAGGCTCGGGCTGGGCGTGCCGGGCGGTGCTGGCGGACGGGCACCAGCGCACCGTGCGCCGCGTGGCCTGGTCGCCGTGCGGGCAGTTCCTGGCCTCGGCCAGCTTCGATGGCACCACCTGCGTGTGGCGGCGGCACGAGCACGGCTTCGAGGTGCGGCGCTGCCGCcggtgtcacccctgtgtcacgcCCCTGTGTGATCCGTGTCAcctcccagtgtcacctgtgtccccgtCATTGCCTCCTGTCACCCCCAGACCCTTTCCCAGCCTTCCAAATCTTCCCCAAATCTTCCCCCCAGACCTCCCCAATCCCCCCCAATtacccccccgtgtcccccagacCCATTCccacccccccgtgtcccccccgtgtcaccgtgccctgtccccacaggtggTGGCCACGCTGGAGGGACACGAGAATGAGGTGAAGTCGGTGGCCTGGGCACCCTCGGGGTCACTGCTGGCCACCTGCAGCCGTGACAAGAGCGTCTGGGTCTGGGAGGGTGAGCGCTGACCACTGACcacactgtcccctgtgtcccctgtgtcccctcactgtcccctgtgacccctcactgtcccctcactgtcccctgtgacccctcactgtccccacactgtcccctgtgtctcctcactgtcccctgtgtccccacactgtcccctgtgtcccttcaCTGTCCCCTGTGAcctctcactgtcccctgtgacccctcactgtcccctgtgtcccctcactgtcccctgtgacccctcactgtcccctgtgtccccacactgtcccctgtgtcccctcactgtcccgtgaccccacactgtcccgtgtccccacactgtccctgtgaccccacactgtccctgtgtcccctcactgtcccccatgtcccctcactgtcccctgtccccgcagTGGACGAGGAGGAGCAGGAGTTCGAGTGTGTCAGCGTGCTGAGCGCCCACACGCAGGACGTCAAACACGTGGTGTGGCACCCCAGCCAGGAggtacctggggacacacctggggacacacctggggacaccccaaactCCCACAGGAACCCCAGAGACCCCCAAGCCCCCTAAAACCTGCCAGGGTCTCCTTCCTGCCCCcagtatccccaatgtccccaacaatGTCCCCgttgctgtccccagctgctggcCAGCGCCAGCTACGGTGACACGGTGtgatccctgtccccagtgtccctgatgatgtccccCTCGTCCCCAGCTGCTGGCCAGCGCCAGCTACGATGACACGGTGCGCCTGTACCGCGAGGACGAGGACGACTGGGTGTGCTGTGCCACCCTGGAGGGTCACACGTCCACCGTGTGGGCAGTGGCCTGGGAGCGCTCGGGCCAGCGCCTCGTGTCCTGCAGCGACGACCGCACCCTGCGCGTGTGGCAGCGCAGCGAGGGACAGggtgagggacacggggacactggggacattggggacattggggacagggacacggtgagggacatggggacactggggacgttggggacagggacacggtgagggacatggggacgttggggacaagGACTGGTGTTCTGCAGTGATGACTGCGCCCTGCGTGTGTGGCAGCGCagcgagggacacagggacacggggacatggatggggactggggacagggacatggctggggtcactggggacatggggacagggacatggggacatggctggggtcactggggacatggagacaACAGGGacggggggacagcagggacagggatggggatgggaacaggaGACGGGGACAGGGATCAGGAGTTGGGGAcgggtgacagggatggggacaggcatggggacaggggactcgTGTCCTGCAGCGATGACCGCACCGTGCGGGGGTggacaccccaatgtccccactgtctctgctgtccccaatgtccccgctgtgtccccctgtccccaggcggTGGCTCGGAGCACAGCTGGCAGTGTGTCTGCACCCTGTCCGGGTACCACGGGCGCAGCATCTACGACGTGGCCTGGTGAGcaccggggacattggggacattgggggcatcagggacactggggacacctcacTGGGTTCCCTTCCCATTACCCCCGTGCACCTCCAGGTGCCACCACCCTTGTGATTCCTCCaggtgccacctgtcccccgtcccctccctgagccctgtccgtgtccccaggtgccacctgagccctgtccctgtccccgcaggtgcCACCTGACGGGCGCGGTGGCCACGGCGTGCGGTGACGACGCCGTGCGGGTGTTCGAGGAGGTGTCCCCGgcgtccccggtgtccccagtgacGTTCAGCCTGGCCGCCCACGTGCCGCGGGCGCACGCCCAGGACGCCAACGGGGTGGCGTGGCACCCGCGCGAGCCGGGGCTGCTGGCGTCCTGCGGGGACGACGGGGACATCGCCTTCTGGCAGTACCAGCGCCccgaggggctctgagccaccacggggacaccacggggacctGCAGGACAGCCCAGGGGGCTCCAGAACCTTCTGGGGCCTCCAGAACCTCCCCATGGCCTCCAGAATCACTCAACGTTCTCCAGAACCTTCCCATGGTCTCCAGGAACCTCCTGTGGCCTCCAGAACATCCCCACAGCCTCCAGGACACCTTGAAAACCTCCAGGAACGTCCTGTGGCCTCCAGGATCACCCAATGTTCTCCAGAACCTCCCCCATGGCCTTCAGAAGCTTCCTGTGGCCTCCAGGACACCGTGGGAACCTGCAGGAACCTCCTGTGGCCTCCAGGAGCACTCAACATCCTCCAGGAGATCTCAGTGGCCTCCAGGATTCCCCAGTGTTCTCCAGAACCTCCCTTGTGGCCTTCAGGACCTTCCCAAGTCCTACAAGACCCCGTGTTCTACAGGTCTCCATCCAGGACCTCCTGGTGTCCTCCAGGACATCTTCCAGGACTTTCCCAAGTTCTCTAGGACTTTCCCAGTGTCCTCCAAGATCCCCCAAGTTCTCCAAGACCAGTGGCCTCCAGAACCTTCTCAAGTTCTCCAGAACCTTCCCAAGTCCCCCCAGCCCGTCCTCGTGTCCCTCCCCAGTTGGGTTTGGGATCTCAACAGCCAATAAACCCCAGGATGGCCCAAAATCGCCCCGATCCCACAAGGACCTGATGGGAGTTTGGGGTCTGGGGGTTCGGGATCGGGGAATTTGGGATCCAGGAGTTTGGGACTGGAGGATTTGGGATCCGGGAATTTGGGGTCCAGCACTGAGTCTGAGTCACATCCTGAAGTTTACtccaacctaaaaaaaaaaaactctgtaCAAAACATCCAAACCCTAAAAACCAACGGGAACGCAGGAGGGGGGCCTGGGGGATTTTATGGGATTGTTGCTGGGATCCTGTGGGATTTCGATAGAATTTTCTGGTATTTTACAGTATCTGGGCGGGGTTTcactgggatattttgggattttggggattctgtgggattttgctgggatttttttggtttttactgAGATATTTTGGGATTCTGtgggatttcactgggataatTTCGGGATCCTGAGCGCCATTTGGGATCCTGAGGAATTTTTTTAGGATCCTGAGGGACTTTTTAGGATTCTCTGGGCCATTTTAGGATTCCGTGGGATATTTTGGAATTCTGAGGGTTTTCTCAGGGCCATTTGGGATCCCgatggattttggggatcccgatggattttggggatccccgggGCCGCGTGGGGCTCAGTCGGAGTCGGAGTCGCTCTCGGCCTCCTTGACGTCCACGCTGAATTTGTACTCCTGGTCGCAGCCCATGTAGGCGTCGCTCATGAAGAACAGCGTGTAGTGCTGGGTGCCCGCGGCCGGGGCCACGAAGTCCAGcttcacctggggacagggacaccaccaCGGCGTCACCAAGTGTCACCTGGTGTGACCCAGCCTGTGGCACCACGGTGTGACCCAGCCTGGTGTCGCCCACCCAGCCCGTGGCACCCACCCTGTGTCACCACCACGGTGTCACTCGTGTCAGCCCGCCattgtcaccccagtgtcaccccagtgtcaccttgGCCTTCTGCTGCAGCGTCAGGCGTTTGATGGAGATGAGGCTGTTGGACTTGGAGTCGCCGATCACCACCCACCAGCCCTCCTCACGCTTCTgtggggacagcaaggggacatcggggacatcagggacactgtCACAGCATCCACCACCCCCATCACCACCCACCAGCCCTCCTCACGCTCctgtggggacatcaggggacattggggacattattgggatggatgggatgggtgggatggggatgggtggatacgatggggatggatggatggatggatggatggatggatggatggatggatggatggatggatggatggatggatggatggatgggatggggatggatggatggatggatggggatggatggatgggatggggatggatggatgggatggggatggatggatgggatcccGACCCCACGGTACCTGTGGGAACAGGGGTGCGATGACCGGCCCGGTGACCTCCTCCTCACGCTCCAGCTGCACCAGCACCACCACGGGGCCACCACTGGGGACAGAGATGGGAACAGTgaccacaaaccccaaaccccgtcccaatcccaaaccccatcccaatcccatcccacacACTTGGAGACACACAACAGGATCAGCAACAGTAGGACCACACCATGATCCAGATCCCAAACCCGATGACCCCAatgatcccaatcctgatcccaatcccatacAGACCTTTggatgctgtccctgtcccccacctCATGGGACAGCTCCATGTTGGGGTAGCGGTTGAAGAACCATCCCCAACCCAATGATCGCAATAAACTCAATGATCCCAACAATCCCAACGACTCCAATGGCCCCAATCCCATCCTAATGagcccaatcccaaccccaatgaccccagtgaccccaatcCCAACTCcaatgaccccagtgaccccgcTCTCACCTGCGGATGCTGTCCCTGTCGCCCACCTCGTAGGACAGCTCGATGTTGGGGTAGCGGTTGCAGAAGCGCGCCACGTCGGCGATCTGCGCCTcgggcagctgcagcagcgccGTGCGCTCCTCGTCCTCCATCTCCATGATGTCAAACACGCTCTCCACGCCCTGAAACGCCCACAGTCGgcccgaggtgtccccaaggtgtcccttggGTGCCCCTGGATGTCCCTTGGgtatccccaaggtgtccctcggGTGCCCCCTGGATGTCCCCGAAGTGTCCCTTGGCTGCCTTTTGGGTGTCCCTAGGGTGCTCCTTGGATGTCCCTTGGgtatccccaaagtgtccccaaagtctcccttgggtgtccccagagtgtcccctgggtcccaaggtgtccccaaagtggccCACAAGTGTCCCACAACTGTCCCcgaagtgtccccaaagtgtcccttgGGTAtgcccaagatgtccccaaagtgtcctctGGGTGTCCCTTGGATATCCtcagagtgtccccaaggtgtccctaaaGTGTCCCTTGGGtatccccaagatgtccccaaagtgtcctctGGGTGTCCCTTGGATGTCCCTTAGATGTCCtcagagtgtccccaaggtgtcccctgggtgtcccttgGATATCCCCAAAGTGTCCTCATGGTGTCCTCTgtgtcccaaggtgtccccaagatgttcccaaggtgtctcctGAATGTCCCTTGGATATCTTtagagtgtccccaaggtgtccgcAGGTGTCCCCAGGCCGTACCTTGTCCGTGCAGCGTTTGATGTGCTCGGAGGTGAAGTGGGGCAGCTGCTTCAGGTACGAGTCCTTGGACCACATGGCCTGGGTGACCATCTGGGCCAGCTCCATGGCGGCCAGCGCCGGGCTGAGCCACCCATTGCTGGACAGCACGTCCACGCAGGCCTGGATCAGCCGGATGGCCTGGACAGATGGACAGGGATGGTCAGGGACATGGACACGGCCACCCATTGCTGGACAGCATGTCCACGCAGGCCTGGATCAGCCGGATGGCCTGGACAGATGGACAAGgatggtcagggatggtcagGGACATGGACACAGCCACCCATTGCTGGACAGCACGTCCACGCAGGCCTGGATCAGCCGGATGGCCTGGACAGATGGACAGGGATGGTCAGGGACATGGACACGGCCACCCATTGCTGGACAGCACGTCCACGCAGGCCTGGATCAGCCAGATGGCCTGGACAGATGGACAGGGATGGTCAGGGATGGGCAGAGATGGGCAGAGATGGGCAGTGGCAGCCAGGGATGGAGACCTCATGAGATGgacccaggctggagcagttCCTGCAGAACTGaccccatggaagagtgaccACATGGGGCAATCCCTGGGGAACTGACCCCatgggatggagccaggctggaatTCCTGCAGAACTGACCCCATAGATGGATCCACCATGGAATTCCTGGAGAACGGCCCCCATGGGATGGAGCAATCCTGGAGAACCTCActatcccaccccaccccaaatccagcccGTTTTCCCATGACGGATGGGGGGTCTCTCCAGCTCCTCACCCCAAGAACCCTTTGCTGCGCTCCCCGTGCCCCGagcggggttttggggtcccaccttgctGAGGATCTCCTCGGTGTCTGACTGCAGCTCGGCGCTCAGCTGCATGCGGGACAGGTGGGCCTGCAGCAGCAGGTTGGTCTTGACGTGGGGGTCGTTGAATTTGGGGTTGGTCAGCTTGTGGGGCACCTTCTGGGACAGCTGCGGGTGGAGGAGAAACCCTTTAGTGCCCAAACCCCAAATTGGGGCTTGACCCCAAAACCAGCTCCATCACCGGGGTGGAGGAGGGAGAGAGGTTTGGGATTGTGGAATTAATGGAGTTGGGATTGTTGAGTGGTCATCCTATTCCACCTCATCCCAATCCCATAGATACCATTccatcccatcattcccattgatcccatcccatccaatcGATCCTACTGATCCTATTCTCAACCCATCCCACTGATCCtgttgatcccatcccattgaccCCAATGATCCCATCCCGATCCCAGACCTGGCACAGCAGGTTGTCCTTGTGGTGCTGGATGGGGAtgttcccattgatcccatcccatccatcccaatgatccccatcccatggatcccattgatcccatcccattgattccATGGATCCCAATGATCTCATtgaccccatcccatggatcccattgatcccattgactccatggatcccatcccatcccattgatcccattccaTTGATCCTATGGATCCCATTGATCTCATggatcccaccccaatcccagagctggtgcagcagGTTGTCCTCGTGCTGCCACATGGGGATGTtcccatcgatcccatcccatcccatggatcccattgatcccatcccatggattccatggatcccactgatcccattccat
This genomic interval from Melospiza melodia melodia isolate bMelMel2 chromosome 23, bMelMel2.pri, whole genome shotgun sequence contains the following:
- the CIAO1 gene encoding probable cytosolic iron-sulfur protein assembly protein CIAO1 encodes the protein MPEALSLLCRVSAHPESRCWALAWSPSGALLASCGGDRTVRVWGREGSGWACRAVLADGHQRTVRRVAWSPCGQFLASASFDGTTCVWRRHEHGFEVVATLEGHENEVKSVAWAPSGSLLATCSRDKSVWVWEVDEEEQEFECVSVLSAHTQDVKHVVWHPSQELLASASYDDTVRLYREDEDDWVCCATLEGHTSTVWAVAWERSGQRLVSCSDDRTLRVWQRSEGQGGGSEHSWQCVCTLSGYHGRSIYDVAWCHLTGAVATACGDDAVRVFEEVSPASPVSPVTFSLAAHVPRAHAQDANGVAWHPREPGLLASCGDDGDIAFWQYQRPEGL
- the TMEM127 gene encoding transmembrane protein 127, giving the protein MYSAGAAGPVPSRRRGAALPKQPERSLASALPGALAITALCTALAEPAWLRIHGGTCARQELGVADVLGFVQPELLRDFCMNPQTVLLLRVIAAFCFLGILCSLGAFLLDVFGPKHPALKITRRYAFAHILTVLQCATVIGFCYWASELLLAQQQQHKKYHGSQVFVTFAVSFYLVAGAGGASILATAANLLRHYPSEEEEQALELLSEMEEAEPYGPDYEVVNQFQPPPAYTP